In Calothrix sp. PCC 7507, one DNA window encodes the following:
- a CDS encoding bifunctional riboflavin kinase/FAD synthetase: MLNLSQNGCSVWVASSMEGLLTPTAVALGKFDGVHLGHQRVIQPVLQPARREGERGEEGEGGNLLERPPQSEKPPTSTHEHIYSTVVTFHPHPQEFFSGQPRTLLTPLDEKVEQLRSLGIEQLVLLPFDKELSALSPEEFVEKILVQQLQCQQISVGQDFCFGKHRTGTAEGLQLLAAKYHIPVTIVPLETCAGNSNLPEDNTCDHVPASDEPSISTSLIRHTLETGDIKSANLLLGRAYTLYGIVIQGQKLGRTIGFPTANLQLPKDKFLPRQGVYAVRVSTLNDTPNPVAAPTCLGVMNIGIRPTVNGTDPSVEVHLFDWNGDLYGKKLAVQLVQFLRPEQKFPDLEALKTQIQLDCTVAREVLSAEWE; encoded by the coding sequence GTGCTAAATTTGTCTCAAAATGGGTGTTCTGTGTGGGTTGCTTCTTCGATGGAGGGGCTGCTAACACCAACTGCTGTTGCTCTTGGCAAATTTGATGGTGTGCATCTCGGTCATCAAAGAGTAATTCAACCAGTTTTGCAGCCAGCAAGAAGAGAGGGGGAGAGGGGGGAAGAGGGAGAGGGGGGAAATTTACTAGAACGCCCACCCCAATCAGAAAAACCTCCAACATCAACACACGAACACATATACTCAACAGTTGTTACATTTCATCCCCATCCACAGGAGTTTTTTTCGGGACAACCCCGGACTTTATTAACTCCATTAGATGAAAAAGTCGAGCAATTGCGATCGCTAGGAATAGAACAGCTAGTACTACTACCCTTCGATAAAGAATTATCTGCTTTATCTCCTGAAGAGTTTGTCGAAAAAATTCTGGTGCAACAACTGCAATGTCAGCAAATTAGTGTTGGACAAGATTTTTGTTTTGGTAAGCACCGTACTGGTACGGCTGAGGGTTTACAGTTACTCGCCGCAAAATATCACATCCCCGTGACTATTGTCCCCTTGGAAACCTGTGCAGGCAACAGCAATTTACCAGAAGACAACACTTGTGATCATGTTCCTGCCTCCGATGAGCCTAGCATTAGCACCTCACTCATCCGCCACACTCTCGAAACTGGTGATATCAAAAGTGCAAATCTTCTCCTAGGACGAGCCTACACCCTCTACGGTATTGTCATTCAAGGTCAAAAACTGGGTAGAACTATTGGTTTTCCCACTGCTAACCTACAACTACCAAAAGACAAGTTTTTGCCCCGCCAAGGTGTTTATGCTGTCCGTGTTTCGACTCTCAATGATACACCAAATCCCGTTGCAGCGCCTACCTGCTTGGGTGTGATGAATATCGGCATTCGCCCCACAGTAAATGGTACTGATCCATCTGTAGAAGTACATCTGTTTGATTGGAACGGCGATTTATATGGTAAGAAACTGGCAGTACAGCTAGTACAATTTTTGCGCCCTGAACAAAAATTTCCTGATCTCGAAGCCTTGAAAACACAAATTCAACTAGACTGCACCGTCGCTAGAGAAGTTTTGAGCGCTGAGTGGGAATAA
- a CDS encoding MBL fold metallo-hydrolase has protein sequence MSRIENQFTVQFWGVRGSIPSPGPHTVRYGGNTPCVEMQAGGKRLIFDGGTGLHVLGQSLLRQMPTEAHIFFTHSHWDHMQGFPFFSPGFVKGNNFRIYGAIAPDGSTIEQRLNDQMLHPNFPVPLQIMQANLSFCDITPGQPIRINDITVETAPLNHPGEAVGYRVNWHGGAAAYITDTEHFADRLDENVLWLSRNADILIYDSTYTDEEYHSPSHPKIGWGHSTWQEAIKIAKAANVKTLVIFHHDPAHNDDFLDIVGKQALEKYPGAIMAREGMVIQIPVSVSLSESFPISKFSA, from the coding sequence ATGTCAAGGATAGAGAACCAATTCACCGTGCAATTTTGGGGCGTTCGTGGTAGCATCCCCAGTCCAGGACCACACACCGTCCGTTATGGCGGTAATACCCCTTGCGTTGAAATGCAAGCGGGCGGTAAACGCTTAATTTTCGATGGTGGTACAGGACTGCATGTTTTGGGGCAATCTTTGTTGCGCCAAATGCCAACAGAAGCTCATATATTTTTTACCCACTCTCACTGGGATCACATGCAGGGGTTTCCCTTCTTTAGCCCAGGGTTTGTCAAAGGAAATAATTTTCGCATCTACGGTGCGATCGCTCCCGATGGTTCCACTATCGAACAGCGCCTCAATGATCAGATGCTCCACCCCAATTTTCCCGTACCCCTGCAAATCATGCAGGCAAATTTGAGTTTCTGCGACATTACACCAGGTCAACCAATACGCATCAATGATATCACCGTAGAAACAGCACCACTAAACCATCCCGGTGAAGCTGTGGGCTACCGAGTTAATTGGCATGGCGGAGCGGCTGCTTACATTACTGATACTGAACATTTTGCTGATAGATTAGATGAAAATGTCCTGTGGCTATCTCGTAATGCCGACATCTTAATCTACGACTCCACCTATACTGATGAGGAATATCATTCTCCATCGCACCCAAAAATTGGCTGGGGACATTCCACATGGCAAGAAGCTATCAAAATAGCCAAAGCCGCTAATGTCAAAACTTTGGTAATTTTCCACCACGACCCCGCTCACAATGATGACTTTTTAGATATCGTAGGCAAACAAGCCCTCGAAAAGTATCCTGGTGCAATTATGGCACGAGAAGGAATGGTAATACAGATTCCTGTTTCCGTCTCCTTATCAGAATCTTTTCCTATCAGCAAATTTTCAGCTTAA